A window of Melospiza melodia melodia isolate bMelMel2 chromosome Z, bMelMel2.pri, whole genome shotgun sequence contains these coding sequences:
- the LOC134432115 gene encoding non-lysosomal glucosylceramidase-like yields MGAVNGMRPDGVPDTSSVQSNEVWVGVVYSLAATMIQEGMVEEGFRTAEGCYRTVWERLGMAFQTPEAYREKKVYRSLAYMRPLSIWSMQLALERRAGRAQLAQGHSHP; encoded by the exons ATGGGCGCCGTGAACGGCATGAGGCCCGACGGCGTGCCCGACACCTCCAGCGTGCAGTCCAACGAGGTCTGGGTCGGCGTGGTCTACTCCCTGGCTGCCACCATGATCCAGGAG GGCATGGTGGAGGAAGGCTTCCGTACAGCGGAGGGCTGCTACCGGACGGTGTGGGAGCGGCTGGGCATGGCTTTTCAGACGCCGGAGGCCTACCGGGAGAAGAAGGTGTACCGCTCGCTGGCCTACATGCGGCCCCTCAGCATCTGGAGCATGCAGCTGGCCCTGGAGCGCCGTGCTGGCCGGGCACAGCTCGCCCAGGGCCACAGCCACCCTTGA
- the LOC134432233 gene encoding avidin-like codes for MVQATPLLLVLFLALGAHGLPPMWMCKLTGQWQNDLGSNMTIDEVKENGDFTGKYFTAVSASPEEIKESPLVGSQRLPYWSQPTFGFTVHWNFTKSITVFTGQCFVDDNGKEILKTMWLLRSHVRSPRDDWKATLVGYNIFRRKHILRIEGW; via the exons aTGGTGCAAGCAACTCCCTTGCTCCTCGTGCTCttcctggccctgggggctcacgGCCTCCCCCCTATGTGGATG TGTAAGCTGACTGGGCAATGGCAGAATGACCTGGGCTCCAACATGACCATTGATGAAGTAAAGGAAAATGGTGACTTCACTGGCAAGTACTTTACAGCTGTGTCAGCTTCCCCAGAAGAGATCAAGGAATCACCTCTGGTGGGGTCCCAGCGGCTCCCATATTGGAGCCAGCCCACCTTTGGTTTCACTGTCCACTGGAATTTTACAA AGTCCATCACTGTTTTCACGGGCCAGTGCTTTGTGGATGATAATGGAAAGGAGATTTTGAAGACCATGTGGCTGCTGAGGTCACACGTACGGAGCCCCAGAGATGACTGGAAAGCCACCTT GGTTGGCTACAACATATTCCGGCGCAAGCATATTCTAAGGATTGAGGGCTGGTAG